The following are encoded in a window of Limibacter armeniacum genomic DNA:
- a CDS encoding ABC transporter permease gives MFKKGVLLIVLLGILLPFLLMGLLSVSKGWFYPDIFPKSFTLGHWQLLLHQESELQQSLLLSLLMALGVASVATLLGFWVSKELAYAKQRNTWLLLAYWPFVLSPVVLAILLQRFFIYAGLSVSFIGVSLGQLLLAFPYTVILFQSFWSNYILELYQQSVTLGASTVQVFRQILLPIAAPILLICFFQTFLISWFEYGLTQLIGVGKIKTLTILVFKYVNEANIFHAALASLLLMLPPCLLLWLNKRFVFSKLV, from the coding sequence ATGTTTAAGAAAGGGGTACTGCTGATTGTATTATTGGGTATTCTATTGCCTTTTCTGCTGATGGGGTTACTGTCTGTCAGTAAAGGGTGGTTCTATCCTGATATTTTCCCTAAAAGCTTTACACTTGGACATTGGCAGTTGCTTTTGCACCAAGAAAGTGAGTTACAGCAAAGTTTACTGCTTTCGTTATTGATGGCTTTGGGAGTGGCATCCGTTGCTACGTTGTTAGGATTTTGGGTAAGTAAAGAACTGGCTTATGCCAAACAGCGAAACACTTGGCTGCTGTTGGCTTACTGGCCTTTTGTTTTGTCACCTGTTGTGCTGGCAATCCTGTTACAACGGTTTTTTATTTATGCCGGATTGAGTGTCAGTTTTATAGGTGTTTCTCTTGGGCAACTGTTGTTGGCTTTCCCATATACCGTGATACTATTTCAGAGCTTCTGGAGTAATTATATACTTGAGCTGTATCAGCAGTCTGTCACATTGGGAGCGAGTACAGTACAGGTATTTCGTCAAATCCTATTACCGATAGCAGCACCCATTCTTCTGATCTGTTTCTTTCAGACATTTCTGATATCTTGGTTTGAGTATGGTCTTACACAGTTAATAGGGGTTGGTAAAATTAAAACACTGACCATATTGGTATTTAAGTATGTAAACGAAGCCAATATTTTCCATGCTGCATTGGCGTCTTTGCTGCTGATGCTACCACCTTGTCTGTTATTGTGGTTGAATAAACGATTTGTGTTTTCAAAACTGGTTTGA
- a CDS encoding TonB-dependent receptor, with the protein MRILLLVGCLMTIATTLFAQKGEIEVNVVDTHFKPIVGISITAINEAIGVSVDRVTNEKGVATFSGLNTSGEYFVRSADSEDFHTIESGKLTLRSNFKRNVTLVLPSKTTVQLDEVSISAYNTTRINTYNAEVSAEMEAEKIKELPVEGRDITRMLYRLPNVTQATGFFPEAPNVSINGANSLFNNYMIDGLDNNEQFLGGLRFNTPIGFVQNVTVLTNNYSVEFGNTGNGIINITTKSGSNDFRGEAFVLSRPGIFDASSPFAQRDLSGNLVKDGFQRYQAGVGFGGAITKDKTFYYINYEHTSDLKDNLLNSPELGVNETVRGNNTFDYISGKLDHFWSRRFKTSVRTNIGLVSVGRQAGGLTGGLNFPSAANSQVRNSLNLATSNIFTSGNLTSETNLQFSHFRWDYAEPENPDSPNVTVNDPSGQTIAVLGHPGYIFESLQNTWQFQQKATWTTNNHTFKVGGEILSTDHKLYGGGNPNGSYTVQLTADQVEQVKGLNKGSDLSVNDIPSDALVTAYSVELRPASFGKRQNIYSIYVEDQLKATERLNLSFGLRYDYDNLSEGGGTEGDYNNFAPRFSFNYQLTPKSSIRGGYGLFYDKILYAIYSDALQQNNVSSDFRKQIQYFIDEGLLPENTDLDKVTFNGNLTVGESNNAGLPYGYLDGPSAESFEGQRDLFSNERRILNPNGYQNPFTHQMTLGYQLQIEDNKLFSLDLVYNRGENLFRTVNLNAPAAWDYNRSLEEGVARSSAWADQTRPLLINGNSAIIDGELVNGVSRNLVMTTTDGQSNYYAASFNLQKDKGVDNYSFRLIYTLSYLENNTEDINFRAMDANDFEAEWGPSINDRRHVLNAIYSYYPIRNMTVTLVALLQSGQPVNRIPDATQFMVVDESGNPVLSGSGDPVFTNDLNGDGSAFGDAYVGNSDRYPGEERNSDRLPWSNTFDLSLQYNIPFGKVNKGGLELRADVFNIFNAENLSGYSNNATQSNQIQVGPASSGVLVKRNAAPPRQFQFGVRYVF; encoded by the coding sequence ATGCGAATATTACTGCTTGTGGGCTGCCTGATGACTATTGCTACAACTCTTTTTGCCCAAAAGGGAGAGATAGAGGTGAATGTGGTAGATACCCATTTTAAACCTATTGTAGGTATTTCCATTACAGCTATCAATGAGGCAATTGGGGTGAGTGTAGATCGAGTGACCAATGAGAAAGGAGTGGCAACCTTTAGTGGCTTGAATACCTCAGGTGAGTATTTCGTTCGTTCGGCTGACTCGGAAGACTTTCATACGATTGAGTCTGGAAAGTTGACATTGCGTTCCAACTTTAAGAGGAATGTAACGCTAGTGCTACCTTCCAAAACAACTGTACAGTTGGACGAAGTAAGTATCTCGGCTTACAATACCACCCGTATCAATACCTATAATGCTGAAGTCTCAGCGGAGATGGAAGCTGAAAAAATCAAGGAATTACCTGTTGAGGGAAGGGATATTACCCGCATGCTTTATCGCTTGCCAAATGTAACACAGGCGACAGGCTTTTTTCCGGAAGCACCCAATGTCAGTATTAATGGGGCGAACTCACTGTTCAATAATTATATGATTGACGGATTGGATAATAATGAGCAGTTTTTGGGAGGGTTGCGCTTCAATACACCCATTGGTTTTGTGCAGAATGTGACAGTACTTACCAACAACTACTCAGTAGAGTTTGGCAATACTGGAAATGGAATTATCAATATCACAACCAAGTCAGGGAGCAATGATTTTAGGGGAGAGGCTTTTGTGTTGTCCCGTCCTGGGATATTTGATGCTTCATCGCCTTTTGCACAACGTGATCTTTCCGGAAACTTGGTAAAGGATGGCTTTCAGCGGTATCAAGCTGGAGTGGGGTTTGGTGGTGCTATTACCAAAGACAAGACATTCTATTACATCAATTATGAACATACCTCTGACCTTAAGGATAACTTGTTGAACAGTCCTGAACTAGGTGTCAATGAGACGGTTCGTGGCAACAATACTTTTGATTATATAAGTGGTAAGTTAGACCATTTTTGGTCAAGAAGGTTCAAGACATCTGTCCGGACCAATATAGGTTTGGTCTCTGTAGGCAGACAAGCAGGCGGATTAACCGGAGGACTTAACTTTCCATCAGCGGCTAATTCACAGGTTCGAAATTCTTTAAACCTAGCCACCTCCAACATCTTTACGAGCGGCAATCTTACTTCTGAGACAAACCTTCAGTTCAGCCATTTTCGTTGGGATTATGCCGAGCCTGAAAATCCCGATAGCCCAAACGTCACAGTCAATGATCCTTCAGGACAGACCATTGCAGTACTAGGACACCCCGGCTATATCTTTGAGAGTTTGCAGAATACTTGGCAGTTTCAACAGAAAGCAACTTGGACAACAAATAACCACACCTTTAAGGTAGGAGGAGAAATCTTGAGTACTGATCATAAATTGTATGGTGGTGGAAACCCCAATGGCAGTTATACTGTACAGTTAACGGCTGATCAGGTAGAGCAAGTAAAAGGACTGAACAAGGGGAGTGACCTTTCAGTCAATGATATTCCATCTGATGCATTGGTAACAGCGTATTCGGTAGAACTGAGACCTGCGTCATTCGGTAAACGTCAGAACATCTACAGCATTTATGTGGAAGATCAGTTAAAGGCAACAGAGCGTTTGAACTTGAGTTTTGGGTTGCGTTACGACTATGATAACCTCTCTGAAGGAGGAGGAACCGAGGGCGATTACAACAACTTTGCTCCGCGTTTTAGTTTCAATTACCAGCTGACACCCAAAAGTAGTATAAGAGGTGGTTACGGACTTTTCTATGACAAGATCCTTTATGCGATTTACAGTGATGCATTGCAGCAGAATAATGTCTCTTCTGATTTTCGTAAGCAAATTCAATATTTTATAGATGAAGGACTGCTCCCTGAGAATACTGATTTGGACAAGGTGACCTTTAACGGAAACCTGACAGTGGGAGAAAGCAATAATGCGGGGTTACCATATGGATATTTGGATGGACCATCCGCTGAAAGCTTTGAAGGACAGCGAGACCTTTTTAGCAATGAGCGTCGCATCCTGAATCCAAATGGCTATCAGAATCCATTTACACATCAAATGACGTTGGGCTATCAGCTTCAGATAGAGGATAACAAGTTATTTTCTTTGGACTTGGTGTATAACCGAGGGGAAAACCTTTTCAGAACAGTCAATCTGAACGCACCAGCAGCATGGGATTATAACCGAAGCCTAGAGGAAGGAGTGGCTAGAAGTTCAGCTTGGGCAGATCAGACCAGACCGCTACTGATCAATGGTAACTCAGCTATAATAGATGGAGAGTTGGTAAATGGGGTATCAAGAAACTTGGTGATGACTACGACAGATGGTCAGAGTAATTATTATGCAGCAAGCTTCAATTTGCAGAAGGACAAAGGAGTTGACAATTACTCATTCAGGTTGATTTATACCTTATCATACCTTGAAAACAATACAGAAGATATCAATTTCAGGGCAATGGATGCCAATGACTTTGAGGCAGAATGGGGACCGAGTATCAATGACCGTAGGCACGTGCTCAACGCCATCTACAGTTATTATCCAATCAGAAATATGACGGTAACACTAGTGGCTTTACTACAAAGTGGACAACCCGTTAACCGTATTCCTGATGCGACCCAGTTTATGGTCGTGGATGAGTCAGGGAACCCTGTTTTGAGTGGAAGCGGAGATCCTGTATTTACCAATGACTTGAATGGTGATGGTAGTGCATTTGGTGATGCTTATGTTGGGAACAGTGATCGGTATCCCGGAGAAGAAAGAAACAGTGACCGTTTGCCTTGGTCCAATACATTTGACCTGAGTTTACAGTACAATATCCCTTTTGGAAAGGTAAACAAGGGAGGACTGGAGTTAAGGGCAGATGTGTTCAATATTTTCAATGCTGAAAACCTGAGTGGCTATTCAAACAATGCCACACAAAGTAACCAGATACAGGTAGGACCTGCTTCCAGTGGTGTATTGGTAAAACGTAATGCTGCACCACCGAGACAATTTCAGTTTGGAGTCAGGTATGTTTTCTAA
- a CDS encoding ABC transporter permease family protein: MPKLSSGILKSVFLVLAVLPVAIGLGFALLYSLGIIGVLSEGFTLSYWEEVLLGGTFLKSLAYSFYIGIVTITVSLSVAFWLVLYFKESLTRGVTGYLMFLPLSIPAVVTGFFIFQLLTKSGMLSRVFHYLGWIDTLEQFPELVQDDWGVGIILAHSLMAIPFFTLLLNSIYHDQHLDQLKEVAQTLGGNQQTFLIKIGVPLMLRTASPNILLYLLFVVGAYEVPLLVGSQRIQMVSVLAVRKFQRFNLHDIPEGYAISVAFTVLLLGCIWGLVKLNKKHV, translated from the coding sequence ATGCCTAAACTTTCGTCTGGTATTCTGAAAAGCGTATTTCTAGTATTAGCTGTATTACCTGTAGCTATCGGACTTGGGTTCGCGTTACTGTATAGCCTTGGTATTATTGGTGTACTTTCAGAGGGTTTTACACTGTCTTATTGGGAAGAGGTATTGTTAGGAGGAACTTTTCTGAAATCATTAGCTTATAGCTTTTATATCGGAATCGTAACAATTACAGTATCACTCTCCGTAGCCTTTTGGTTAGTGCTGTATTTCAAGGAGTCCTTGACGAGAGGAGTTACAGGATATCTAATGTTTCTGCCGTTGTCAATCCCTGCTGTGGTAACTGGTTTTTTCATTTTTCAGCTGCTGACAAAGTCGGGAATGCTGTCACGGGTTTTCCATTACCTAGGTTGGATAGATACTTTGGAGCAGTTTCCTGAACTGGTTCAGGATGATTGGGGAGTAGGCATTATACTGGCTCATTCACTGATGGCTATCCCTTTTTTTACCCTGCTCCTTAATAGTATTTACCATGATCAACATTTGGATCAGTTAAAAGAGGTTGCCCAAACATTGGGAGGGAATCAGCAAACATTTCTTATAAAAATAGGAGTTCCGCTGATGTTAAGAACAGCTAGCCCTAATATTTTACTGTACCTGCTGTTTGTCGTGGGGGCATATGAAGTGCCATTGTTGGTTGGTAGCCAACGTATTCAGATGGTTTCAGTATTGGCAGTGCGGAAGTTTCAGCGGTTTAACCTACATGATATTCCTGAAGGATATGCGATCAGTGTAGCGTTCACAGTATTGTTGTTGGGGTGTATTTGGGGGCTTGTAAAATTGAATAAAAAGCATGTTTAA
- a CDS encoding DUF4258 domain-containing protein, translating to MTVSPFYQESVTSKRHQHLLILRAHDCSCRAEAFHMSKYLTNVFLHTSHSEQRCSQRGISDEMIKVVLTYGKVIRKQGLQFYMGDSKSFPEFLDHELIEKCRYIAVVVRGKEVITCYRNPKAQKHIRKKPTRLVK from the coding sequence ATGACAGTCAGTCCCTTTTATCAAGAATCTGTTACCTCAAAGCGCCACCAGCACCTGCTGATTTTGCGGGCACATGATTGCAGCTGTAGGGCTGAGGCATTCCATATGAGTAAATACTTAACCAATGTATTCCTCCACACCTCCCACTCAGAACAACGATGCAGTCAGAGGGGCATCAGCGATGAAATGATCAAAGTCGTACTTACTTATGGAAAAGTTATCCGTAAACAAGGTCTCCAATTTTATATGGGTGACAGCAAAAGCTTTCCTGAATTCCTTGACCATGAACTCATAGAAAAATGTAGGTATATAGCTGTCGTGGTGAGAGGCAAAGAGGTAATTACTTGTTACCGTAACCCTAAAGCACAAAAGCACATACGTAAAAAACCGACCCGCTTGGTCAAATAA
- a CDS encoding cyclase family protein produces MEIIDLSQEIYVGMPVFKDLPQFKMTIHKSHEEWDKIENPVTRTPSVHRLELGEHTGTHVDAINHMAREYEGQSIDTMPLSMFYTEGICLDFSHKGLKELIEPEEIEEQLQKAQLEIKQGDTVLIYTDHFRKYFGGEDWGKGPGVSAKAARWLGEKKIAAFGVETMSPGVSGVSNKEVHHICGELGFTHYENMVNLYQLIGRGRFRFIGLPLKIRGGTGSPVRAIAVFE; encoded by the coding sequence ATGGAAATAATTGATCTGAGCCAAGAAATATATGTGGGGATGCCTGTTTTTAAAGACCTTCCACAATTTAAGATGACAATTCACAAATCACATGAAGAATGGGACAAAATTGAGAATCCTGTAACCAGAACACCCAGTGTTCATCGGTTGGAACTTGGCGAACATACAGGAACCCATGTAGATGCCATTAACCATATGGCTCGTGAATACGAAGGACAGTCCATTGATACTATGCCCCTTTCAATGTTTTATACAGAAGGCATATGTCTGGACTTTTCTCATAAAGGGCTAAAAGAACTGATAGAACCTGAAGAAATAGAAGAGCAATTACAGAAAGCACAACTTGAAATAAAACAAGGTGACACAGTACTGATCTATACAGATCACTTCAGAAAATACTTTGGAGGAGAAGATTGGGGCAAAGGTCCAGGTGTTTCGGCTAAAGCTGCCCGTTGGTTAGGTGAAAAGAAAATTGCAGCATTTGGCGTAGAGACCATGTCTCCTGGTGTATCCGGCGTCTCCAACAAGGAAGTACATCATATTTGTGGTGAATTGGGTTTTACTCATTACGAAAACATGGTCAACCTGTATCAGCTGATAGGACGCGGCAGGTTCCGTTTTATTGGCTTACCTCTTAAAATCAGAGGAGGCACAGGTTCTCCTGTTCGGGCTATTGCTGTATTTGAATGA
- a CDS encoding metallophosphoesterase family protein, producing the protein MINRIGIISDIHGNSLALEAVIEDMEKNHVNTILNLGDSLYGPLDPAGTFELISELKMISISGNQDRFILESREFKNKSNATLEFVLETLPEDAFVWLQQLEQVAEWNKFFLCHGNLQHDDVPLIETFQNGQVHKKDPKTLEEEIMQLKQPIILCGHTHVPHILQLQESKKWVINPGSVGLPAYDDDFPFYHKMESGSPYAKYTILDLEEDEVISISQRNIKYDFEHAALQAEKLNRSDWAYWIRTGLVK; encoded by the coding sequence ATGATAAACAGGATTGGAATCATATCAGATATTCATGGCAATAGCCTTGCACTGGAAGCAGTAATTGAGGATATGGAGAAAAACCATGTCAATACTATTCTCAATCTAGGAGATTCACTTTATGGTCCACTGGACCCTGCCGGAACATTCGAGCTTATTTCAGAGTTGAAGATGATTAGTATCTCGGGCAATCAGGATAGGTTTATTCTTGAAAGCAGAGAGTTCAAAAACAAGTCCAATGCTACACTTGAATTTGTACTGGAAACGCTTCCGGAAGATGCTTTTGTTTGGTTACAACAACTGGAGCAGGTAGCGGAATGGAATAAATTTTTCCTGTGTCACGGTAACTTACAACACGATGACGTGCCATTGATTGAAACATTTCAGAATGGACAAGTCCACAAAAAAGACCCTAAGACACTGGAAGAAGAAATCATGCAACTGAAGCAACCGATTATCTTATGCGGTCACACCCATGTACCTCATATATTACAGCTTCAGGAAAGCAAGAAATGGGTCATCAATCCGGGCAGTGTAGGGCTTCCTGCCTATGATGACGATTTTCCATTCTACCATAAGATGGAATCTGGTTCCCCATATGCTAAATACACAATACTTGACCTTGAAGAGGACGAAGTAATTTCGATCTCACAAAGAAATATCAAATACGATTTTGAACACGCTGCCCTTCAGGCTGAAAAACTTAATCGTTCGGATTGGGCTTATTGGATCAGAACAGGGTTAGTAAAATAA
- a CDS encoding ABC transporter ATP-binding protein, whose amino-acid sequence MLRVNSIEKRFDKQDVLKKISFSLSEGEVLAVLGKSGCGKTTLLKVLAGLESQDLGEISWDNQPVHQLSAAEREMVYVFQEPMLFPHLNVFENIAFGLRIRKYSETEVQQKVDRMIMELALEGHERKLPSQLSGGQKQRVAFGRAVVFSPRVLLLDEPFASLDPQTRSTMQQVFLKVARDYQITALFVTHDVKEALVIGDQFALMEDGQFTVYKDKETFVKDPVTGVQRELLFWKEIEHKSIEIR is encoded by the coding sequence ATGCTGAGGGTAAATTCAATTGAAAAGCGCTTTGATAAGCAGGATGTACTGAAAAAAATATCATTCAGTCTTTCAGAAGGAGAGGTACTGGCAGTGCTAGGAAAGTCGGGCTGTGGTAAAACAACTTTGCTGAAAGTATTGGCAGGCTTGGAGTCTCAAGATTTAGGAGAAATCAGTTGGGACAATCAACCGGTTCACCAGTTGTCTGCTGCTGAACGGGAAATGGTATATGTTTTTCAGGAACCCATGCTATTTCCACATTTAAATGTGTTTGAGAATATCGCTTTTGGGTTACGAATCCGAAAGTATTCTGAGACTGAGGTTCAGCAAAAAGTAGACAGAATGATTATGGAGCTAGCGTTGGAGGGACATGAGCGAAAGTTGCCAAGTCAGCTGTCAGGAGGACAGAAACAGCGAGTAGCTTTTGGAAGGGCTGTGGTATTTAGTCCTAGGGTTTTGCTCTTGGATGAACCTTTTGCAAGCCTAGATCCTCAGACACGAAGTACAATGCAGCAGGTTTTCCTGAAAGTAGCCCGTGATTATCAGATAACAGCACTTTTTGTAACACATGATGTCAAGGAGGCTTTGGTGATAGGAGATCAGTTTGCCTTAATGGAAGATGGGCAATTCACTGTCTATAAAGACAAGGAGACATTTGTGAAAGACCCTGTAACAGGTGTACAGCGTGAGTTGTTGTTTTGGAAAGAAATTGAACATAAAAGCATAGAGATACGATGA
- a CDS encoding ABC transporter substrate-binding protein — translation MKTGYKIIWLFAILMGLSACTAEKKQERIALASMTWEEVTEKAQDKEVNMMMWQGDPLINTYMKDFVKPKLKSLYGIELNISSGQGKDLVGHVLGELEAGKTDGEIDMVWINGETFFQLRELNALFGKFTDLLPNNQYVDWENPFVSQDFQQPVDGMECPWGNVQLAFIYDENRTETVPVSFSEIAQYVKDNPGQFTIPNEFTGMTLLKSWMIALAGEQELEGAFNEVKYNQYSQQLFEKINQLKPYFWKEGRTFPATLAQQHQLFANGEITFTFSNNDTEVDNKILQGLFAATAKAYVPAPGTIQNSHYLSILHNAQHPEAALMVINFLISPEAQFEKAKPAVWGDGTVLDIEKLPAEWKERFAHIPERKNAPNRQAIQDKAFQELAPEYMIRLYEDFRKEVIEK, via the coding sequence ATGAAAACAGGATACAAAATTATTTGGCTGTTTGCGATCCTTATGGGGCTTTCTGCATGTACGGCAGAAAAGAAGCAGGAGCGGATAGCATTGGCTTCCATGACATGGGAAGAAGTAACTGAAAAAGCGCAAGACAAAGAAGTCAATATGATGATGTGGCAGGGCGACCCACTGATCAATACTTATATGAAGGACTTTGTAAAGCCAAAGCTAAAGTCGCTGTATGGTATAGAGTTGAATATTTCATCAGGGCAGGGAAAAGATCTTGTTGGGCATGTGCTTGGGGAGCTGGAAGCCGGTAAAACTGATGGGGAGATTGATATGGTTTGGATCAACGGGGAGACGTTTTTCCAGCTTCGGGAGCTGAATGCACTTTTTGGGAAGTTTACCGACTTGTTACCGAACAACCAGTATGTTGATTGGGAAAACCCTTTTGTCTCGCAAGATTTTCAACAGCCAGTGGATGGTATGGAATGTCCATGGGGAAATGTACAGTTGGCATTTATCTATGATGAAAACCGTACGGAAACAGTGCCGGTGTCTTTTTCAGAAATAGCGCAGTATGTCAAAGATAACCCGGGGCAGTTTACCATTCCGAATGAATTTACCGGAATGACCTTATTGAAGTCGTGGATGATTGCTTTGGCAGGGGAGCAGGAATTAGAGGGCGCTTTTAATGAGGTCAAATACAATCAATACAGTCAACAGCTGTTTGAGAAGATCAATCAGTTGAAACCTTACTTCTGGAAAGAGGGTAGGACTTTTCCTGCAACATTGGCACAGCAGCATCAGTTGTTTGCCAATGGAGAGATCACCTTTACCTTCAGTAATAATGATACTGAAGTAGATAATAAGATTTTGCAAGGGCTTTTTGCCGCTACAGCCAAGGCGTATGTACCTGCTCCTGGTACTATTCAGAACTCACATTATTTAAGTATTCTGCATAATGCACAACACCCTGAGGCTGCCTTAATGGTTATCAACTTTTTGATTTCACCTGAAGCACAATTTGAAAAAGCGAAGCCAGCTGTTTGGGGAGACGGAACAGTACTGGATATTGAGAAACTCCCTGCTGAATGGAAAGAGCGATTTGCTCATATCCCTGAAAGGAAGAATGCGCCAAATAGGCAAGCAATTCAGGATAAGGCATTTCAGGAGCTAGCTCCAGAATATATGATCAGGCTGTATGAGGACTTTAGAAAAGAGGTTATCGAAAAATAG
- a CDS encoding 3'-5' exonuclease yields the protein MNYLFFDTETSGLPKSWMVSENDIQNWPRIIQLGCILANEQGQIMEEYQTIIQPIGFSIDASAASVHGISHARAMKDGIPVKDAMHRLEAMILKADMMVAHNINFDFPIVNCEFLRLNQKVHYPALFCTMLSTCEFVGIEGNYGTYKWPKLEELYIKLFGHNFDGAHNAMADVQATTKCFFELKSRGII from the coding sequence ATGAATTATCTCTTCTTTGATACAGAGACCTCCGGATTACCAAAAAGCTGGATGGTTTCAGAAAATGATATCCAGAACTGGCCTCGCATCATCCAATTGGGATGTATTTTGGCCAATGAACAAGGTCAAATTATGGAAGAGTATCAGACCATTATACAGCCAATAGGTTTTAGCATTGATGCCAGTGCTGCTTCAGTACATGGTATCAGTCATGCACGTGCCATGAAAGATGGAATTCCTGTAAAGGACGCCATGCATCGGCTGGAAGCAATGATCCTGAAAGCTGATATGATGGTAGCCCATAACATCAACTTTGACTTTCCTATTGTCAATTGTGAATTTTTGAGGCTCAACCAAAAGGTTCATTACCCAGCACTCTTCTGTACTATGCTTTCAACCTGCGAATTTGTGGGAATTGAAGGGAATTACGGTACATACAAATGGCCTAAGCTTGAAGAGCTGTATATTAAGTTGTTCGGACACAACTTTGATGGTGCCCATAATGCCATGGCAGATGTACAAGCTACCACAAAGTGTTTTTTCGAGCTGAAATCAAGAGGAATTATCTAG
- a CDS encoding radical SAM protein, producing MSEQNFEHIESVYWVFTQLCNDKCDHCYNLSGPQGARISEEDCLRIVDNLPESMGRLILSGGEPLAERKKLYAILDKLKERYQGRVQVMLQTNGDLLTGEILDTLIEKGISRFDIASIDRYHKYAGAKLEELAKLFESRGVNGENEAPLVEKDTYLSAFPLSWGHWGATEDMWLGGNWARGRAMQKNIWKQDPNHNFCAILSGGIGFLTGGKDIPQEISIQLWQINPCCPGTKKPIGDAREEKVSDVLKKVAQSEVFQRINEGDPFRMGESIGVTEEYARKRTEVLQNVCLWCDEFFEKHYDIAKMEKRCNGCSSHSA from the coding sequence ATGAGTGAGCAGAACTTTGAACATATCGAATCAGTCTATTGGGTGTTTACACAGCTTTGTAATGATAAATGTGACCATTGCTATAACCTGTCGGGACCACAAGGGGCTAGGATTAGTGAGGAGGATTGCCTGAGAATCGTAGACAATCTTCCTGAAAGTATGGGAAGGCTGATTTTGTCTGGTGGAGAACCACTGGCAGAACGTAAAAAGCTTTATGCAATTCTGGATAAGTTGAAAGAACGGTATCAAGGGCGGGTACAAGTAATGTTGCAAACCAATGGAGACCTGTTAACAGGTGAAATTTTGGATACCTTGATAGAAAAGGGGATTTCCCGTTTTGATATAGCAAGTATTGATCGCTACCACAAGTATGCGGGAGCTAAGCTGGAAGAACTTGCTAAATTATTTGAATCCAGGGGCGTAAATGGAGAAAACGAAGCGCCATTGGTGGAGAAAGATACTTACCTTTCTGCGTTTCCGCTAAGTTGGGGGCATTGGGGTGCGACAGAAGATATGTGGTTGGGAGGTAACTGGGCTAGAGGAAGAGCGATGCAGAAGAACATTTGGAAACAAGATCCAAATCATAATTTCTGTGCCATTCTTTCAGGAGGGATTGGTTTTTTGACTGGAGGAAAAGATATACCACAGGAAATATCAATTCAGCTTTGGCAAATTAACCCATGTTGTCCGGGAACCAAAAAGCCAATTGGTGATGCAAGAGAGGAGAAAGTAAGTGATGTATTGAAAAAAGTGGCTCAGTCTGAAGTGTTTCAAAGGATCAATGAGGGAGATCCATTTAGGATGGGAGAAAGTATTGGGGTCACTGAAGAATATGCCCGTAAACGGACTGAGGTATTGCAGAATGTATGTCTTTGGTGTGATGAGTTTTTTGAGAAACACTATGATATAGCCAAAATGGAGAAAAGATGTAATGGCTGCTCTTCTCATTCAGCATGA
- a CDS encoding MarC family protein, producing MSDIISTIFFLIAVIDPFGTVPVYLEATKQFDDKHKKMIAIRASILAFFILLFFIVVGQMIMEGMDITLSAFQISGGVILFLFALTMVFGEGKPESEKHLIRDYKHVTVFPIAIPSMASPGAIMAVVLMTDNNIYSIQQQAMTALLVLVVVGITCLMLLAARFVQERIGDYGITVISKIMGLILAAYATQSILTGLKDFFKA from the coding sequence ATGTCTGATATTATTTCCACGATTTTCTTTTTGATTGCCGTAATAGACCCATTTGGAACTGTGCCCGTTTACTTGGAAGCAACCAAGCAATTTGACGACAAGCATAAGAAAATGATTGCGATAAGAGCTTCCATTCTGGCGTTTTTTATTTTACTCTTTTTTATTGTAGTAGGTCAAATGATCATGGAGGGAATGGATATCACCTTAAGTGCATTTCAGATTTCTGGTGGAGTTATTCTCTTTCTTTTTGCACTGACGATGGTATTTGGAGAAGGTAAACCTGAGAGTGAGAAGCATCTGATCAGAGATTACAAGCACGTTACAGTCTTTCCGATTGCGATTCCATCAATGGCTTCACCGGGAGCAATCATGGCTGTAGTACTGATGACAGACAACAATATTTATAGTATACAGCAGCAGGCAATGACAGCATTGCTGGTATTGGTTGTAGTTGGTATTACTTGTTTGATGCTACTGGCAGCTCGCTTTGTACAGGAGAGAATAGGGGATTATGGAATCACTGTAATCAGTAAGATTATGGGGCTGATATTGGCGGCTTATGCAACACAAAGTATTTTGACAGGTTTGAAAGACTTTTTCAAGGCATAA